Proteins from one Juglans microcarpa x Juglans regia isolate MS1-56 chromosome 1S, Jm3101_v1.0, whole genome shotgun sequence genomic window:
- the LOC121247227 gene encoding uncharacterized protein C594.04c-like, with the protein MGSGGNRGASANLKNAVIAFLAPLPSILFYLSFLYHHYRITASGSDADWLSQAPLWTWSYRHPLLLANAFFFLNVNLLFWLIGHIQNSHWMIDLYWTVIPVMLVHYYATHPLAHYDWWRSRIAILMTWVWGLRLTHNYFRREGWQWGAREDWRFTDMRQQYGKHWWWVSFFAVYLCQQVFLIGVSLPLYVVHSINKPLNIWDFIAVIVCVCGIIVAYYADTQLHEFVTMNAKLKDHGKPMVPNLDKGLWKYSRHPNYFGEQLWWWGLVIFAWNLGHGWTFFGALINSMCLAYVTKLVEDRMVKQDYRAEAYRLYQKTTSVWIPWFRSSAIGGKDKST; encoded by the exons ATGGGTTCTGGTGGAAATCGCGGTGCTTCTGCTAACTTGAAAAATGCCGTGATAGCCTTTTTAGCTCCCCTTCCCTCCATACTCTTCTACCTCTCATTCCTTTACCACCATTATCGTATTACTGCTTCTGGTAGTGACGCTGATTGGCTCTCTCAGGCTCCTCTTTGGACATGGAGCTATCGCCACCCTCTCCTATTGGCCAACgcatttttcttcctcaacGTCAATTTGCTCTTCTGGCTCATCGGTCATATCCAGAACAGCCACTGG ATGATAGATTTGTATTGGACGGTAATACCAGTGATGCTTGTTCATTACTATGCAACTCACCCTTTGGCTCATTATGACTGGTGGAGGTCGAGGATTGCAATCTTGATGACTTGGGTGTGGGGTCTAAGGCTAACCCATAACTACTTCAGGCGTGAAGGCTGGCAGTGGGGCGCAAGGGAGGATTGGAGGTTCACAGATATGCGCCAACAGTACGGCAAGCACTGGTGGTGGGTTTCCTTTTTCGCTGTCTACCTCTGTCAACAG GTGTTTCTGATTGGAGTAAGCCTCCCATTATATGTTGTCCACTCGATCAATAAGCCATTGAACATCTGGGATTTTATTGCCGTCATTGTCTGTGTGTGTGGAATCATTGTCGCTTACTATGCAGACACTCAACTCCATGAATTTGTGACTATGAACGCCAAGCTAAAGGATCATGGGAAGCCAATGGTACCTAACCTGGACAAGGGCTTGTGGAAATACTCCCGGCATCCAAACTACTTTGGCGAGCAGTTGTGGTGGTGGGGACTGGTTATATTTGCGTGGAACCTCGGACATGGATGGACCTTTTTCGGAGCACTCATCAATAGCATGTGCTTAGCTTACGTGACTAAGCTTGTGGAGGACCGGATGGTGAAGCAAGATTACAGAGCTGAGGCTTACAGACTGTACCAGAAGACAACTTCCGTGTGGATACCTTGGTTCAGGTCATCCGCCATAGGAGGAAAAGATAAAAGCACTTGA
- the LOC121246620 gene encoding transcription factor 25 → MSARLLKRVLKEQQQQQRLQQLPREEEEDEDEEEEEQLNGNRSESSSSGPPSSINPFHLLCDEDDPEEGDDSEVVEETLKLNITKQEPSLMESNVDMLVTSSHKSKKKKKKRGKGGSLSSADNVEKPLDMILETLSLEVEGKSSSNDGVPGKAKATNVKTGDKLVKQYVPSILRVDPKYLNAENELRRIFGSKVVKSFEKNSQAGSSRQIRGGRFGSHSHRKTVLVTPSDYWPRWDGSLSMEFLETKDGNHYFRYVHLPSYDQAQKSFVAAQAIHDLNSIASILLHHPYHIDSLITMAEYLKFVGEHQKSADATAKSLYALECAWHPMFTPLQGNCQLKFSHETNKPLFTSLFTHMRNMDRRGCHRSALEVCKLLLSLDSDDPMGAIFCIDYLSLRAEEYAWLEQFSEDYKSDNSLWLYPNFSYSLAISRFYLEQQHFSKDNHADSSNSTSNDLMKQALMLHPSILKKLVAKAPLKDKVWIDIVKHSFFRSDQTGIPSLDHLINIYVERNYIIWRLPELQKLLQDAAKLVIETMETNESDANDWACVRKEAFPSEKNEYGHLLVSDFSDSVPSIPPENLQNFIGDPRMRGLAQDEDQVANQPGNGHAPRDVANRNALAVLFESMLPWVHYGDEDDGGAD, encoded by the exons ATGTCGGCTCGGTTGCTGAAAAGGGTTTTGAAAGAACAACAACAGCAACAGAGACTGCAGCAGCTTCCCCGcgaagaggaggaagatgaagatgaagaagaggaggagcaGCTGAATGGAAATCGATCTGAATCCTCCAGTTCAGGCCCTCCTTCCTCAATCAATCCCTTCCACCTTCTATGCGACGAAGATGACCCTGAAGAG GGGGATGATTCGGAAGTCGTTGAAGAAACCTTGAAGCTAAATATTACTAAACAAGAACCTTCACTGATGGAAAGTAACGTTGATATGCTTGTGACATCCAGTCACaagtcaaagaaaaagaagaagaagagagggaagGGTGGCTCTTTGTCGAGTGCAGATAATGTTGAAAAGCCCTTGGATATGATCTTAGAAACTCTCTCTTTAGAAGTGGAGGGTAAATCTTCTAGTAACGATGGTGTCCCTGGAAAAGCCAAAGCCACGAATGTGAAGACTGGTGACAAACTGGTGAAACAATACGTGCCCTCAATATTACGCGTGGATCCCAAATATTTGAATGCTGAAAATGAACTTCGAAGAATATTTGGTTCTAAAGTGGTGAAatcatttgagaaaaatagTCAAGCTGGCAGTTCTAGACAGATACGGGGTGGACGATTTGGAAGCCATAGTCATAGAAAGACTGTTCTTGTCACTCCTTCAGACTATTGGCCTCGCTGGGATGGTTCTTTGTCCATGGAATTTCTGGAAACAAAGGATGGGAACCACTACTTTAG ATATGTACACTTGCCATCCTATGATCAAGCTCAAAAATCATTTGTAGCTGCCCAAGCTATTCATGATCTTAATAGTATTGCAAGCATTTTGTTGCACCATCCTTATCACATAGATTCACTGATAACAATGGCGGAATATTTAAAGTTTGTGGGTGAACATCAAAAGTCAGCGGATGCCACAGCAAAGAGTTTATATGCCTTGGAATGTGCATGGCATCCTATGTTCACTCCCTTGCAGGGTAATTGCCAATTGAAATTCAGCCATGAAACCAACAAACCGCTATTCACATCACTTTTCACTCACATGAGAAATATGGACAGACGAGGCTGTCATCGATCTGCTCTGGAAGTTTGTAAACTGTTGCTATCATTGGATTCTGACGATCCAATGGGTGCCATTTTTTGCATTGACTACTTATCGTTGAGGGCAGAGGAATATGCATGGTTGGAACAGTTCTCTGAGGACTATAAAAGTGACAACTCCTTGTGGTTGTATCCAAATTTCTCATATTCACTTGCCATTAGCAGGTTTTATCTTGAGCAACAGCACTTCTCAAAAGATAATCATGCGGATTCTTCAAATTCTACTTCAAATGATCTTATGAAGCAGGCTTTGATGCTTCACCCTTCTATCCTAAAGAAACTTGTTGCAAAGGCACCTTTGAAGGATAAAGTATGGATAGATATAGTCAAGCATTCTTTCTTCCGATCAGATCAAACAGGAATACCCTCCTTAGATCATttgatcaatatatatgtaGAGAGGAATTACATTATTTGGAGGCTTCCAGAACTGCAAAAACTGCTCCAGGATGCGGCAAAACTGGTGATCGAGACAATGGAAACTAATGAGAGTGATGCCAATGATTGGGCTTGTGTCAGAAAAGAAGCATTCCCATCTGAGAAGAATGA GTATGGCCATTTGTTGGTTTCAGATTTCTCAGATTCAGTGCCATCTATTCCACCTGAAAACCTTCAAAACTTTATTGGTGACCCAAGGATGAGGGGGCTTGCACAGGATGAAGACCAAGTTGCCAATCAACCTGGCAATGGCCATGCTCCTCGTGACGTTGCAAATCGGAATGCACTGGCTGTCTTGTTTGAGTCAATGCTACCATGGGTTCATTATGGGGATGAAGACGATGGAGGCGCTGATTGA